The Bubalus kerabau isolate K-KA32 ecotype Philippines breed swamp buffalo chromosome X, PCC_UOA_SB_1v2, whole genome shotgun sequence genome has a segment encoding these proteins:
- the LOC129639122 gene encoding P antigen family member 3-like, whose translation MSGQVASTLGPIDQDSSQLDEPVVDQQPSVEQPQQGEPPAEIQDITPGKEEVHGEDPVNRDEEEEKDASEDSGLEAALEQLALAKTGGEGGDGPDVREEFASYTEPVEFPEAGDGQPFA comes from the exons atgagTGGGCAAGTGGCATCAACATTGGGACCTATAGATCAAGATTCCTCCCAGCTGGATGAACCTGTGGTT GACCAGCAGCCCAGTGTTGAGCAACCTCAACAAGGAGAACCACCAGCTGAGATTCAGGATATCACACCTGGAAAGGAGGAAGTACATGGAGAGGATCCAGTGAATCGtgatgaagaggaggagaaggatgcCTCTGAAG attctggcCTGGAAGCTGCTCTCGAGCAATTGGCTTTGGCAAAGACTGGGGGTGAAGGTGGAGATGGTCCTGATGTCAGGGAGGAGTTTGCATCATATACAGAGCCTGTTGAATTCCCAGAAGCAG GTGACGGGCAGCCATTTGCTTGA